AGAGCTGTGCGGTAGGACACGGAGGGACCCCCTCGAAGTAATTGCATACAGTATTCTGTACGCCGACAGTGGGCACCAGGGGGCGGTGGCGAAATTTCCGCGACCGGTGTCCGCCCGGCGGGCGCCTCGGGGACCCCGACCGCGCCGCGGAACTCACGCACCGGCACACCTTCGGCACCACGGTGTGGACCGACGTCCACCGCGAGCGGCTCGCCGCGCCGGCCGACCGGAGCGCATGACGCCGAGGGCGGCGGCGCGGGCAGGGATGGAGGTCGGAGGGTGGGCTCAGGCCCTCGGGTCGATCTCCCGCAGCAGACCGGTCGTCACGTCGAAGACGAAGCCCCGGACGTCGTCCGTGTGCGGCAGGAACGGTGAGGTGCGCACGCGCTGCATGGACTGCCGTACGTCCTGCTCGACGTCCCGGAAGGCCTCCACCGCCCATGCCGGGCGCTGTCCGACCTCCAGTTCCAGTTCGTGCCGGAAGTCCTCGGTGAGGGTCTGGAGACCGCATCCGGTGTGGTGGATGAGGACAACACTGCGGGTGCCGAGCGCTCGCTGACTGATCGTCAGGGAACGGATGGTGTCGTCGGTGACGACGCCGCCGGCGTTGCGGACGGTGTGGCAGTCGCCCAACTCCAGCCCGAGGGCGGCGTGCAGGTCGATACGGGCGTCCATGCAGGCCACGACCGCCACCTGGAGTACGGGACGGGCGTCCATTCCCGGGTCGGCGAAACCTGCGGCGTACGCGCGGTTGGACTCGACGAGGCGGTCGGTGACCGTCTGCCCGGCGAGACGGGGTGCGTGGGTCGACATGCTGGGCTACCTCACTCCGGTCGGATGCGAACGGGAGCCGTCCCGGGCGAGGATGCGGTGGTCCGCGCCTCGCCCGGGACGGAGTGGTTGCGGCGTCGGCCGCCGTCGGTCAGATCACGCCCTGCGCCCTGAGATACGGCA
The DNA window shown above is from Streptomyces sp. NBC_01451 and carries:
- a CDS encoding beta-class carbonic anhydrase translates to MSTHAPRLAGQTVTDRLVESNRAYAAGFADPGMDARPVLQVAVVACMDARIDLHAALGLELGDCHTVRNAGGVVTDDTIRSLTISQRALGTRSVVLIHHTGCGLQTLTEDFRHELELEVGQRPAWAVEAFRDVEQDVRQSMQRVRTSPFLPHTDDVRGFVFDVTTGLLREIDPRA